A single window of Falco rusticolus isolate bFalRus1 chromosome 6, bFalRus1.pri, whole genome shotgun sequence DNA harbors:
- the LOC119149899 gene encoding triadin-like has product MAHTGSNSTLEFIIQKDKPERHEKAEKKPPPKEEKKVKSTKVEAKVKKEVKDGKGDTKTAEKVKQMETKTTEVGLIKAKPKVKEEKALQTVTKSEKKDQYAFCRYVIDMFAQGDFYPGHKEMVPPRLLLEHSPRKKPEAIEGKFEVFPPLLASTH; this is encoded by the exons ATGGCTCATACAGGCAGCAATTCCACCCTGGAATTCA TAATTCAAAAGGACAAACCTGAAAGacatgaaaaagctgaaaagaaacctCCTCccaaag aggagaagaaagtaaAGAGCACTAAAGTGGAAGCAAAAGTTAAAAAGGAAGTGAAGGATGGAAAAGGAGACACAAAGACAGCTGAGAAGGTCAAGCAGATGGAGACTAAAACAACAGAAGTTGGGCTAATAAAGGCCAAACCGAAAGTTAAGGAGGAAAAAGCTCTTCAGACTGTAACTAAATCGGAAAAGAAAG ATCAATATGCATTCTGTCGCTATGTGATTGACATGTTTGCGCAAGGGGATTTTTATCCAG GACATAAGGAGATGGTACCACCTCGTCTTCTTCTAGAACACAGTCCAAGAAAGAAGCCTGAAGCTATTGAAGGCAAGTTTGaggtttttcctcctttactgGCTTCTACGCATTAA